Proteins from one Candidatus Nitrospira nitrosa genomic window:
- a CDS encoding YqgE/AlgH family protein, which produces MSTELRKGMFLIAAPGLRDPNFRQTVVLLCEHGPEGALGVIVNRPTAMSISEALPQIPVLEGTGHVLYAGGPVQTNQVMLLYRGDQFPDNAHHVFDGVCLGGDIGMVERILTETGTKEFFRAYLGYSGWGPGQLEGEMKTGSWMILPADPQAVFEKDPTRVWGDILCTLGEAYQPYAEMPFDPSCN; this is translated from the coding sequence ATGAGCACGGAACTCCGGAAGGGCATGTTTCTGATCGCCGCTCCAGGGCTGCGCGACCCAAATTTTCGCCAGACCGTGGTGTTGTTGTGCGAGCATGGACCGGAGGGCGCACTGGGTGTCATTGTGAATCGGCCTACGGCCATGTCCATTTCTGAAGCCCTGCCGCAGATTCCAGTTCTTGAAGGTACAGGGCATGTCCTCTATGCTGGCGGCCCCGTACAAACCAACCAGGTGATGTTGCTCTACCGGGGCGACCAGTTTCCGGACAATGCCCACCATGTTTTTGACGGAGTTTGCCTTGGTGGGGATATCGGGATGGTTGAGCGCATTCTCACTGAGACCGGCACCAAGGAATTCTTCAGGGCCTATCTTGGCTATTCTGGATGGGGACCTGGGCAGCTGGAAGGCGAGATGAAAACCGGCTCGTGGATGATTCTCCCTGCCGACCCACAGGCGGTGTTTGAAAAGGATCCGACGCGTGTGTGGGGAGACATCCTGTGCACGTTGGGCGAAGCCTATCAGCCATACGCGGAGATGCCGTTCGATCCATCCTGCAATTAA
- a CDS encoding nitrilase-related carbon-nitrogen hydrolase: protein MRVGYYQFDPQFGEVAANLDAAAAKLEQADADLLVLPELFASGYQFVSREEAQRLAEPVPDGPTVRRLVDIAKRRKMHLVAGLPERSGSVCYNSAVVVGPSGFLGCYRKTHLFYEETQFFTPGDSGFLVWDIGVAKIGVMICFDWYYPEAARTLAIQGAEIICHPSNLVLPNCPDSMPVRCLENRVFAVTCNRIGREARGGKDPLTYIGQSEIVTPKGVITRRAARDKEELTIIEIDPAEARNKSLNRYNDLLRDRRASLYKL from the coding sequence GTGAGAGTCGGGTATTACCAGTTTGATCCGCAGTTCGGCGAAGTCGCCGCGAATCTTGATGCGGCGGCGGCAAAGCTGGAGCAGGCGGACGCCGACCTTCTCGTGCTCCCTGAATTGTTTGCGTCAGGCTATCAATTCGTGTCTCGCGAAGAGGCCCAGAGATTAGCCGAGCCGGTCCCCGATGGCCCGACGGTTCGTCGGCTGGTCGATATCGCAAAACGCCGCAAGATGCATCTTGTGGCAGGACTTCCCGAGCGATCCGGATCAGTCTGTTATAACTCCGCTGTGGTCGTGGGGCCCTCGGGCTTTCTGGGATGTTATCGAAAAACCCATCTGTTTTACGAAGAGACCCAGTTCTTCACACCGGGTGATTCCGGATTTCTGGTGTGGGATATCGGCGTCGCCAAGATCGGTGTCATGATTTGTTTCGATTGGTACTATCCGGAGGCTGCCCGGACATTGGCGATACAGGGTGCCGAGATTATTTGCCATCCCTCGAACCTCGTCTTGCCGAACTGCCCGGATTCAATGCCTGTTCGGTGCCTTGAAAATCGAGTCTTTGCCGTCACGTGCAATCGTATCGGTCGGGAAGCGCGCGGTGGGAAGGATCCATTGACCTATATCGGCCAGAGTGAAATCGTCACACCGAAAGGCGTGATCACACGGCGAGCGGCTCGTGACAAAGAAGAACTGACCATCATTGAAATCGATCCGGCTGAAGCCCGCAATAAGAGTCTTAATCGCTACAACGATTTGCTTCGCGACCGACGTGCATCCCTGTACAAGTTATAA
- the smbP gene encoding small metal-binding protein SmbP, producing MMRRILRCVLVVIGGGLLLGAPVSNSLALAGDKHVAEAVEHAKGAASHGKEGHADACVQHAEEALKHATAAGGKNPHLLEGVKHLTEAVKHGKAGHADACTEHADGGATHLAEVK from the coding sequence ATGATGAGAAGAATCCTTCGTTGTGTATTAGTGGTGATTGGGGGGGGCTTGTTGCTCGGGGCTCCGGTGTCGAATAGTCTCGCGCTGGCCGGTGACAAGCATGTGGCGGAAGCGGTCGAACATGCGAAGGGTGCGGCCTCGCATGGCAAAGAAGGCCATGCGGACGCCTGTGTGCAACATGCAGAAGAGGCGCTGAAGCATGCGACGGCTGCGGGTGGGAAAAACCCGCATTTACTTGAAGGGGTGAAGCACCTGACGGAAGCGGTGAAGCATGGCAAAGCTGGTCATGCGGATGCCTGCACGGAACATGCTGACGGCGGCGCGACGCATCTGGCTGAAGTGAAGTAA
- a CDS encoding sulfurtransferase produces MNHPFLIDTDTLQGQLGKPGLVVIDVRGRAAYEFGGHIPGAVHSTWHEYSDPKAVAKGLLNPDFRQIEEILRRLGINHDSDVVIYSNPFDNWGDEGRMFWMLEYLGHQRLRILDGGWVKWTAEQRPFEHGPVSSAMGNFTARPVPALMMVKDDLKTIVDMPHPQTAILDARSVEEYLGKELSGIPRPGHIPSAIHLAWNGFLNKDATIKDVTVIQEMLLAKGIHPDQDVVCYCTGGVRSAWLYFILKLVGYPKVSNYPGSWWEWSRDFAAPVEKDLQALQRILGFSSFPQHS; encoded by the coding sequence GTGAACCACCCATTCTTGATCGATACCGACACACTTCAAGGGCAATTGGGGAAACCTGGTTTGGTCGTCATCGACGTGCGGGGCCGAGCGGCCTATGAATTCGGTGGCCATATCCCGGGGGCCGTCCATTCGACGTGGCATGAATACAGTGACCCCAAGGCTGTGGCGAAGGGATTGCTCAATCCAGATTTTCGTCAGATTGAAGAGATCCTTCGTCGTCTTGGAATCAATCACGACAGCGATGTCGTGATCTACTCGAACCCCTTCGACAATTGGGGCGATGAAGGACGGATGTTTTGGATGTTGGAGTATCTGGGGCACCAACGGCTGCGTATTCTGGATGGAGGATGGGTGAAATGGACGGCAGAGCAGCGGCCCTTTGAGCATGGGCCGGTGTCGTCAGCAATGGGTAACTTTACAGCGCGACCGGTGCCCGCGTTGATGATGGTAAAAGACGATCTGAAAACGATTGTGGACATGCCCCATCCTCAGACGGCCATTCTGGATGCTCGGAGTGTGGAAGAATATCTAGGGAAAGAATTGTCGGGGATTCCACGACCGGGACATATTCCATCAGCCATTCATCTGGCGTGGAACGGATTTTTAAATAAGGATGCCACGATCAAGGACGTTACCGTGATTCAGGAGATGTTGCTGGCCAAGGGAATCCACCCCGACCAAGACGTTGTATGCTACTGTACCGGTGGGGTACGATCAGCCTGGCTCTACTTTATTCTCAAGCTGGTGGGGTATCCAAAGGTCAGCAACTATCCAGGATCATGGTGGGAGTGGAGTCGGGACTTCGCCGCCCCGGTCGAGAAGGATTTGCAGGCGCTGCAGAGAATTCTTGGATTTTCCTCGTTCCCCCAACATTCTTGA
- a CDS encoding histone deacetylase family protein translates to MGKTGLVYHPAYLEHDMGPGHPESPNRLRAIMQRLEESGTAAQLTRIEPRRAEDEWITQVHTPAYVASLNRHAPKDGRVSLDPDTSMSSGSLHAAYLAAGGALAAVDAIMAHQVDHVFCAVRPPGHHAEAGRAMGFCLFNNVAIAARYVQKQYGLTRVLIVDWDVHHGNGTQHSFEDDPSVFFFSTHQYPHYPGTGRGTERGEGSGEGFTINVPMEAGEGDEEYHAIFLKALVPVADEFKPEFVIISAGFDAHKDDPLASMGLTEAGYTDLTHIVVGIAKRHAKGRILSSLEGGYNLTALAYSVDAHIKALVSA, encoded by the coding sequence ATGGGAAAAACCGGTCTCGTTTATCATCCTGCCTATCTTGAGCATGACATGGGTCCGGGACATCCGGAATCACCCAACAGGCTTCGTGCGATCATGCAGCGATTGGAGGAGAGTGGGACTGCCGCTCAACTGACTCGCATCGAGCCTCGACGAGCCGAAGATGAATGGATCACACAGGTACATACGCCGGCTTATGTGGCGTCGCTGAATCGGCATGCGCCGAAGGACGGACGTGTCTCACTCGATCCCGATACATCGATGTCGTCGGGCTCGTTGCATGCCGCTTATCTTGCGGCAGGTGGTGCATTGGCGGCGGTCGATGCCATTATGGCCCATCAGGTGGACCATGTCTTTTGTGCGGTCAGGCCTCCCGGGCACCATGCCGAAGCCGGTCGAGCGATGGGGTTTTGCCTCTTCAACAACGTTGCGATTGCGGCGCGCTATGTCCAAAAACAATACGGGCTTACCAGGGTCCTGATCGTCGATTGGGATGTGCATCATGGCAATGGGACACAGCACAGTTTTGAGGATGATCCCTCCGTGTTTTTTTTCAGTACGCACCAGTACCCGCATTATCCCGGGACAGGTCGAGGGACAGAGCGAGGTGAGGGATCTGGGGAAGGATTCACCATCAATGTGCCGATGGAGGCCGGGGAGGGGGACGAGGAGTACCATGCGATCTTCCTCAAAGCGCTTGTGCCTGTAGCCGATGAGTTCAAGCCGGAGTTTGTGATCATCTCAGCGGGATTCGATGCTCACAAAGACGATCCCTTGGCCAGTATGGGGCTGACGGAGGCTGGATACACCGATCTGACACACATCGTTGTGGGGATCGCCAAGCGCCACGCCAAGGGCCGTATCCTGTCTTCGCTCGAAGGCGGCTACAACCTCACTGCGTTGGCCTACTCCGTGGATGCCCACATCAAAGCCTTAGTGAGTGCATGA
- a CDS encoding tetratricopeptide repeat protein, which produces MPNPRIEPLKKVLAIDPNDDVAWFGLGKAYMDDGNFEEAAKALRQCVTVKPTYSAAYFALAQSLHKLNQIDECRAVCATGIDVSTKNGDAMVTKNLEMLRTSL; this is translated from the coding sequence ATGCCGAATCCAAGGATTGAACCGCTCAAGAAAGTACTCGCCATCGATCCGAACGACGACGTAGCCTGGTTTGGCTTGGGGAAAGCCTATATGGACGATGGGAATTTTGAAGAAGCCGCGAAAGCCCTGCGGCAATGTGTGACTGTGAAACCCACCTATTCCGCCGCCTACTTTGCACTGGCGCAGTCACTTCACAAGCTGAACCAGATCGACGAATGCCGAGCCGTCTGCGCCACCGGCATCGATGTCTCGACTAAGAACGGCGATGCCATGGTGACAAAGAATTTGGAGATGCTGAGAACCTCGCTATGA
- a CDS encoding DUF7684 family protein — protein sequence MTSRVQAHGRQKSSEREILSLAVPHIERLPQTLGFNSQHCVLFLAVDATSLADDKLFSLVDWVMDQGAVYVCVWGAGCEHVHDVIDETIVETIVKLGQMESDSTIIMTTWHDDESLEEALWFALNNAIPASAYSESCGAVVAVSIGNEQWEARISTYLSNPEQWS from the coding sequence ATGACTTCAAGAGTTCAAGCTCATGGAAGGCAAAAAAGTTCGGAAAGAGAGATTCTGTCTTTGGCTGTTCCTCACATAGAGCGCTTGCCTCAGACTCTTGGATTCAATAGCCAGCACTGCGTGCTGTTTCTTGCCGTTGATGCGACATCACTTGCTGATGATAAGCTCTTTTCACTTGTGGACTGGGTCATGGATCAAGGTGCTGTGTATGTGTGTGTATGGGGGGCAGGCTGTGAGCACGTACATGATGTGATCGATGAAACCATAGTTGAAACTATAGTCAAATTGGGTCAGATGGAATCGGATAGCACGATCATTATGACCACTTGGCATGATGACGAAAGTCTTGAAGAAGCATTGTGGTTTGCCTTAAATAACGCGATACCGGCAAGCGCTTATTCTGAGTCTTGCGGTGCTGTCGTTGCGGTCTCTATTGGAAACGAGCAGTGGGAGGCAAGGATATCAACCTACCTCTCTAATCCTGAACAATGGTCATAG
- a CDS encoding M3 family oligoendopeptidase → MAGTPTTQRITRRKRMKFPDRWDLTQLVNDPATDIDAQLADLESKVAQIEAARSTLTPSMSSQDLLTLLHLSEKIAQGASRLGAYAYLRFSENTKNAEARSLKTRVEEQLTELTNRLLFFELWWQSVDDANAARLMADAGDLRYHLETIRRFKPHTLSEPEEKILNLKNVTGRSAVHTLYDLVTNGLTFTMTVGGKKKTVNREELMTYVRNPKAPVRQAAYQELYRVFATQRDLLGEIYKTLVNDLKSENLGLRSFPSPIASRNLSNDVPDQAVDVLLASCAKNADIFQTYFKLKAKICKIKSMSRYHLYAPHRTETQKYQYADAITMVLDAYRGFSPRLADLAEQVFRDRHIDAPTRPGKLGGAYCYSIVPGMTPYVMLNYTGEARDIATMAHELGHAVHGMLAKDHSTFTFHSTLPLAETASVFGERILSDALMSQERNKAVQQGLLLGQLDDIYATVLRQAYFVRFEKLAHQMIADGATAEQLAKAYGQELRQQFGKAVKVPDEFQWEWLTIPHIFASPFYCYAYSFGNLLVLALYRMYKEQGTSFVPKYLDLLATGGSQSPQQILSTVGVDMTSEAFWQSGFDTIREMVEQLEETM, encoded by the coding sequence ATGGCCGGAACGCCCACGACACAACGTATCACCAGACGCAAACGTATGAAATTTCCTGACCGATGGGACCTGACGCAGCTGGTCAATGACCCAGCGACCGATATCGACGCCCAGTTGGCTGATCTGGAATCGAAGGTTGCACAAATAGAAGCCGCACGATCGACGCTGACCCCTTCTATGTCCAGCCAAGATCTTCTCACGCTGCTCCATCTCAGCGAGAAGATCGCGCAAGGTGCCTCACGGCTCGGGGCCTATGCCTATCTACGGTTTTCCGAAAACACAAAAAACGCCGAGGCACGTTCCCTCAAGACGCGGGTGGAAGAGCAACTGACAGAGCTCACAAATCGGCTGCTTTTTTTCGAACTCTGGTGGCAAAGCGTGGACGACGCCAATGCGGCACGTCTGATGGCGGACGCGGGTGACCTCCGCTATCACTTGGAAACCATCCGGCGTTTCAAGCCACATACCCTGTCCGAACCGGAAGAAAAGATCCTCAACCTCAAAAACGTCACCGGCCGAAGCGCGGTCCACACCCTCTACGACCTTGTGACCAACGGACTCACGTTCACCATGACCGTCGGCGGGAAGAAAAAGACGGTCAATCGGGAAGAGCTGATGACCTACGTGCGAAACCCGAAGGCCCCTGTCCGTCAGGCCGCCTATCAAGAGCTCTATCGCGTTTTTGCAACCCAGCGCGACTTGTTGGGAGAGATCTACAAAACGCTCGTGAACGATCTGAAATCCGAAAACCTCGGACTTCGCAGTTTTCCTTCTCCCATTGCCAGTCGCAACCTCAGCAATGACGTGCCAGACCAGGCCGTCGACGTCCTGCTGGCGTCCTGCGCGAAGAACGCCGACATCTTTCAGACCTATTTCAAATTGAAAGCCAAGATCTGCAAAATTAAGTCGATGAGCCGATACCATCTGTACGCGCCGCACCGGACAGAAACCCAAAAGTACCAGTACGCTGATGCCATCACGATGGTGCTCGACGCCTATCGGGGCTTTTCGCCTCGTCTGGCTGATTTGGCCGAGCAGGTGTTCCGCGATCGACATATCGACGCCCCAACACGCCCCGGCAAACTAGGTGGGGCCTACTGTTACAGCATCGTTCCAGGCATGACCCCCTATGTCATGCTGAACTACACAGGGGAAGCCCGAGACATCGCGACGATGGCCCATGAACTCGGCCACGCTGTCCATGGCATGCTGGCCAAGGACCATTCCACTTTCACCTTCCATTCAACTCTCCCCTTGGCGGAAACCGCATCCGTCTTCGGGGAACGCATTCTCTCCGATGCTCTGATGTCCCAGGAACGGAACAAGGCTGTTCAACAGGGACTTCTGTTAGGCCAATTGGACGATATTTACGCCACCGTGCTGCGGCAAGCCTACTTCGTTCGATTCGAAAAGCTTGCCCATCAGATGATTGCGGACGGCGCAACGGCTGAGCAATTGGCCAAGGCCTACGGCCAAGAACTGCGGCAACAGTTTGGAAAGGCCGTAAAGGTACCGGATGAATTTCAATGGGAGTGGCTGACTATTCCTCATATTTTTGCCAGCCCGTTCTATTGTTATGCCTATAGCTTTGGAAACTTACTCGTGCTGGCACTGTACCGCATGTACAAGGAACAGGGAACCTCGTTCGTGCCCAAGTATCTGGATCTCCTGGCTACCGGGGGCTCGCAGTCACCGCAGCAGATCCTATCCACCGTCGGCGTCGATATGACGTCAGAAGCCTTCTGGCAATCGGGGTTCGATACGATCCGGGAGATGGTGGAACAGCTGGAAGAAACGATGTGA
- a CDS encoding pseudouridine synthase produces the protein MSVRTIAFNKPYGVLPCFTDPEGRPTLADYVSIPDVYAAGRLDQDSEGLMILTSDGVLAHRITDPQHKLPKVYLVQVERIPAEQAITQLSQGVVLAGKRTRPAQVVLLPNEPVLPERPVPIRFRKNVPTAWLEITIHEGMNRQVRRMTAAVGHPTLRLVRIAIGPVRLGNLSSGEWRVLRENDITTLTSRHSSSSPDG, from the coding sequence ATGTCTGTCCGCACCATCGCATTCAATAAACCCTATGGGGTGTTGCCGTGCTTCACCGACCCGGAAGGAAGGCCGACGTTGGCGGACTATGTCAGCATACCTGATGTCTATGCGGCGGGGCGTCTCGATCAGGACAGCGAGGGATTGATGATTTTGACATCGGATGGCGTTCTCGCCCATCGGATTACGGACCCTCAGCATAAGCTACCAAAAGTCTACTTGGTGCAGGTTGAACGGATCCCTGCTGAACAAGCAATTACGCAACTCTCCCAAGGAGTGGTGCTTGCTGGAAAACGAACAAGGCCGGCACAGGTTGTACTATTGCCCAATGAACCAGTGCTACCCGAGCGGCCAGTGCCTATCAGATTTCGGAAAAACGTTCCAACCGCCTGGCTGGAAATTACGATCCACGAAGGGATGAATCGGCAGGTTCGTCGCATGACGGCGGCAGTCGGTCATCCCACCTTGCGGTTGGTGCGCATTGCTATCGGGCCGGTTCGACTCGGCAATCTCAGCTCAGGTGAATGGCGTGTGTTACGGGAGAATGACATAACTACTCTAACCAGTCGTCACTCCTCCTCCTCACCCGACGGATGA
- a CDS encoding (2Fe-2S)-binding protein: protein MYMCLCKGITESEVRAAGRAGIVTANQLKTKFDLKCHGCCGRCAKNIHEFIEVAVQGTGASCPRQ, encoded by the coding sequence ATGTACATGTGCTTGTGCAAAGGAATCACCGAGTCAGAAGTCCGAGCAGCGGGACGGGCCGGAATCGTGACGGCCAACCAGCTCAAAACCAAGTTTGACCTGAAGTGTCACGGCTGTTGCGGGCGCTGCGCCAAGAACATCCATGAATTCATCGAGGTCGCCGTTCAAGGAACTGGAGCCTCTTGCCCAAGACAATAG
- a CDS encoding flavodoxin family protein: MAALYTQRSSSASPLSFIAIALLLFTLSTGCASWSWADEASPVVKILVTYHSLSGHTERMAEAVVVGAQSVPNTVVVLKRVSLVTAEDLFSSDAVIVGSPVYWSNMSGEVKTFFDNWQFKFGVFPEFKMKNKVGAAFATGGQVSSGKEVTMLTILAAMLGNQMIVVSGGGAFGASATTEGDSPGIDKQELADARALGQRVADVATLIRSASSK; the protein is encoded by the coding sequence GTGGCGGCACTCTACACGCAACGTTCCTCTTCAGCCTCCCCTCTGTCTTTCATTGCCATCGCTCTGCTGCTCTTCACTCTCTCTACCGGCTGCGCCTCATGGTCTTGGGCGGACGAGGCCTCTCCGGTCGTAAAGATTCTCGTGACCTATCACTCTCTTTCCGGCCATACGGAACGGATGGCAGAGGCGGTCGTTGTGGGGGCTCAGTCTGTGCCGAATACTGTGGTGGTCCTCAAACGTGTCAGCCTGGTGACGGCGGAAGATCTGTTCTCTTCCGATGCGGTGATCGTCGGGTCACCGGTCTACTGGTCCAACATGTCAGGAGAGGTCAAGACCTTTTTCGATAATTGGCAGTTCAAGTTCGGGGTGTTTCCTGAGTTCAAAATGAAAAACAAAGTCGGTGCGGCGTTTGCGACCGGCGGACAAGTCTCCAGTGGCAAGGAAGTCACGATGCTGACGATTCTTGCTGCCATGCTGGGCAATCAGATGATCGTGGTGAGCGGTGGGGGTGCATTCGGCGCATCCGCCACGACAGAAGGCGACAGTCCGGGGATTGACAAGCAGGAACTTGCCGATGCAAGGGCTCTGGGCCAGCGAGTCGCAGATGTAGCTACACTGATCCGCAGCGCCTCTTCTAAGTAA
- a CDS encoding DUF192 domain-containing protein — MRQKLSVWLALSIVTAGGLLVSDREAARAAGSDLVSIQTPSGITLKAEVADTPLKRSVGLMYRDHLKKDHGMLFFFGQPQAWNFWMKNTKIALDLIWIDGKKRVTHIERNVPICTKSDDSCPQYRPNSDDAVYVLEIAGGTVDGYKIEKGSKLQFGQP, encoded by the coding sequence ATGCGCCAAAAACTCTCAGTTTGGCTTGCTCTTTCTATCGTCACCGCCGGTGGACTCCTTGTCAGTGACAGAGAGGCAGCTCGCGCCGCGGGATCCGATCTGGTTTCCATTCAAACGCCATCGGGAATCACGCTCAAGGCCGAAGTCGCCGACACGCCGTTAAAGCGCTCGGTGGGGCTGATGTATCGAGACCATCTCAAAAAAGATCACGGCATGCTGTTTTTCTTTGGCCAGCCCCAGGCCTGGAACTTCTGGATGAAGAACACCAAGATCGCGCTCGACCTCATCTGGATCGACGGGAAGAAACGTGTGACGCACATCGAGCGCAACGTGCCCATTTGCACGAAGAGTGATGACTCCTGCCCGCAGTATCGCCCGAATAGTGATGACGCGGTGTACGTCCTTGAGATTGCTGGAGGAACGGTTGACGGATATAAGATCGAAAAAGGATCAAAATTGCAGTTCGGCCAGCCCTAA
- a CDS encoding RelA/SpoT family protein, which produces MMYETVTTIDQLLERVQSYQPDADLEMVRKAYEFSAKAHEGQTRRSGEPYVKHPIAVAGVLTSLKTDVTAIVAGLLHDTLEDTVATAGELQREFGKDVVHLVDGVTKIGKITFKSSEEKQAENFRKMVLSMADDIRVVIIKLADRLHNMRTLEHLSEGKRLEIAQETLEIYAPLANRIGVGWVKNELEDLCLKHLKPDVYEMLRVRVAKRDEDRQQYIQEVRELVEKALGEHGLSGAVYGRPKHLYGVYQKMNKQSISFEEVYDLTALRIITDTKMNCYALLGVIHSLWRPLPGRFKDYIAIPKSNLYQSLHTTVVGPKGEHVEFQIRTEEMHRVAEYGIAAHWKYKEQGRVQDKDSKAFGWLRQFIEWQSDLPDNRQFMDSVKLELFHDVVYVFTPKGTVKELPKDSTPVDFAYAIHTEVGDHCVGAKVNGKIVPLKYELESGDTIEILTSPNQTPHKDWLKFVRTSRAKTKIKHWIKAEEQKRSLEIGRRLLETEFRRHGLAPAQVLKSSELVEVAKQEGYETTDELTIAIGFGHIATAQVVNRLITPASETTPVLPEPSTSHKVLSSRDGEQGVQVKGGRDLLMQLSRCCNPVPGDRILGYITRGRGLTIHSVDCPNLEALDYDRARLVEVEWDTAAPSLHAVKIAVIAEDRTGVLANVSSAIAECKANISRAEIITREDRKAELDFIVEVADTAHLNRVLKTIERIDGVITTRRIRSWQR; this is translated from the coding sequence ATGATGTACGAAACGGTCACGACGATCGATCAGCTGCTCGAGCGGGTGCAATCGTATCAGCCTGATGCTGATCTCGAGATGGTGCGAAAGGCCTACGAGTTTTCTGCGAAGGCGCATGAAGGCCAGACACGCCGTTCCGGAGAGCCCTATGTCAAACATCCCATCGCCGTAGCCGGCGTGCTGACCTCATTGAAGACCGATGTGACGGCGATCGTCGCCGGGCTGCTGCACGATACGTTGGAAGATACGGTAGCGACAGCCGGAGAGTTGCAACGAGAGTTCGGCAAGGATGTGGTGCATCTTGTCGATGGCGTTACGAAAATCGGGAAGATCACGTTCAAGAGTTCCGAGGAAAAGCAGGCCGAAAACTTCCGTAAGATGGTGTTGTCGATGGCGGATGATATCCGCGTCGTGATCATTAAGCTCGCCGACCGACTGCATAATATGCGTACGCTGGAGCATCTCAGCGAAGGAAAGCGTCTTGAGATTGCGCAAGAGACTCTGGAGATCTATGCCCCCTTGGCTAATCGGATCGGGGTCGGATGGGTGAAGAACGAACTGGAGGATCTCTGCCTCAAACATCTCAAGCCGGATGTGTACGAGATGTTACGGGTGCGTGTCGCAAAGCGTGATGAAGATCGTCAACAGTACATTCAAGAGGTGCGGGAGCTGGTCGAAAAGGCGTTGGGAGAACATGGTCTGTCCGGGGCGGTGTATGGCCGACCGAAGCATCTCTATGGCGTCTATCAAAAAATGAACAAGCAGTCGATCTCCTTCGAAGAGGTCTATGATCTCACTGCCTTGCGGATCATTACCGATACGAAGATGAACTGTTATGCGCTGCTGGGAGTGATTCACTCCCTCTGGCGCCCGCTGCCAGGCCGTTTTAAGGACTATATCGCCATTCCAAAATCCAATCTATATCAATCGCTCCACACCACCGTGGTCGGGCCCAAGGGCGAGCATGTCGAATTCCAGATCCGAACGGAAGAAATGCATCGGGTCGCCGAATACGGGATTGCGGCGCATTGGAAGTATAAGGAGCAAGGGCGTGTCCAGGATAAGGACAGTAAAGCCTTTGGGTGGCTGAGGCAGTTCATCGAATGGCAAAGCGATTTGCCGGATAATCGTCAGTTCATGGATTCGGTCAAACTCGAATTGTTCCATGATGTCGTGTATGTCTTCACGCCCAAGGGAACGGTCAAAGAGTTGCCGAAAGATTCGACGCCGGTCGATTTTGCCTATGCGATCCATACTGAGGTCGGTGACCATTGTGTAGGAGCGAAGGTGAACGGCAAGATCGTGCCGCTCAAATATGAGCTGGAGAGCGGCGACACGATTGAAATTCTGACGTCGCCGAATCAGACGCCGCACAAAGATTGGCTCAAGTTTGTCCGTACCTCGCGAGCCAAGACAAAAATCAAACATTGGATTAAAGCCGAGGAGCAGAAACGGAGTCTCGAGATCGGTCGGCGCTTGCTGGAGACGGAATTCCGGCGGCATGGATTAGCTCCTGCCCAAGTGTTGAAGTCGAGCGAATTGGTTGAGGTTGCCAAGCAAGAAGGATATGAGACGACCGATGAACTGACGATCGCCATTGGATTTGGGCATATTGCGACGGCGCAGGTTGTGAATCGATTGATTACACCGGCATCCGAGACCACACCGGTTTTGCCTGAACCCTCGACATCCCACAAGGTATTGAGCAGCCGAGACGGAGAGCAAGGTGTTCAGGTTAAGGGTGGACGTGATTTGCTGATGCAGTTGTCCCGCTGTTGTAATCCGGTTCCCGGTGATCGAATCTTAGGCTACATCACTCGAGGAAGGGGGCTTACGATCCACTCCGTGGATTGTCCGAATCTGGAGGCCTTGGACTATGACCGAGCTCGGTTGGTGGAGGTGGAATGGGATACCGCTGCACCCAGCCTTCATGCGGTTAAGATCGCCGTCATTGCCGAAGATAGGACGGGTGTTTTGGCGAATGTTTCTTCGGCGATCGCTGAATGTAAAGCGAATATCAGTCGTGCTGAAATCATCACGCGTGAAGACCGAAAGGCCGAGTTGGATTTTATTGTAGAGGTTGCCGACACGGCTCATCTGAATCGAGTTTTGAAAACCATTGAACGGATTGATGGCGTGATTACGACGCGACGAATTCGGTCGTGGCAGCGTTAA